The Bacteroidota bacterium genome segment TCACTGTTATATCCGGTTTCCACAAATGTTAATGAAATTAGGATTATCCGGACATGGTGAAGAAAGGATTTTGATAAGGCTAGACACAGAAAACCAGCATTACGAATTCAATCCCGAGAGGAAGATTATTAACAAATTTGATGTGTTTACACAAATAGCCATTACACCCCCTGAAATTTTATTGGCACAAAAACTTTATGCAGTCATCAACAGGCCGCGAAATAAAGGACGTGATTTTTTTGACATCGTATTTTTATTGGGCAAAAATATTAAGCCGGATTACGGGTACTTAAAACAAAAACTAAATATTTCAACTGCATCCGACCTAAAGGATAAAATAAGCCATAAACTTAAACAACTAAATATGAAAGAAATGGCAGATGATGTAAAACCCTTTCTTTTTAATCCGACCGATGAAAAAAAAGTCCTGGCTTTTGAAAAATACTTTGAAAGTGTTTTCATTTAATATTTTTGACTTTGCAAAACTTATCAGTAAAATGCCTGTTTTGAAAAAAATGAAGCTCAATTAACCAGTAATTACACAGAATCCTTTCAACATAGCTACTTGATCATTGGTTAGTAAACCTGTGGATTGGTGAATTGGCGGATTGGTAGAATGGTGGAATGGTGGAATGGTAGATTGGTGAAATAAGAAATTGGTTAATCACATTAACACGTAAAAACTTAAACACATTAACACGATAACACTTAAACACGAAAAAACTTATACACGTTAACACCCAAACACATTAACACGTAAACACCAGAACATCCTACATCGAAAATCATTCAACAAAAAAACCCTCACTCAAAAAGAGCAAAGTTGCAATCAGTGCCTTCACAATTAAAATTCATTATTTACTTAAAACCCTCAAGGTTTTGAAAGATTCAGACAAAAATTAATTTCTGAAATTCTTTAAAATTCTGTCTGCAGCTAACTTCCCTGTCAAAATTGACATAGGCACACCTGCAGGACTAAACACCCATTGTCCGGCTTGAAAGATTGAAGGTATTGGAGTCAATACTGAACGGTCGGAGAATTGCATTTTATGTACAACTGGAATGGGGTTTTCAAACGACCAACCTGTGATGGCACCTTCAGAACTACCCACCCTGTTTTTTATGCTTAATGGGGAAAATGAAAATTGCCCAATAACTTTTTGTTTTAGCATTGGATAAATTGAATCTGTAAGAACATTAATCATGCGATTTTCCAGTTCCGTTTTAAATTCCTTATACCAGCCATTTTTTTCTACCCTCTCAAACAAATTATACTCTGCAAGGAAACTGATAATCATACCGGTCTTCCCGGGAGGTACTAAATTGGGGTCTTTTAATCCTGGAATAGATATTTCATAGGTATTAAGCTTGGTAAATTTGTCTAACCATAACATGAGCTCTTCTCTTGTTATATTTTTCCAATTTTCAATCAAATTACTTAGTTCACCCCAATGTGTTTCTCCTAATCCCAATTTTGATGGCGTATAGAAAAAATGTCCATGGGCAATCTTTCTGAAACTCTCCAAAGGTTCATCTAATTCCAGATATAAACTAAAGACCGAATCTCCACCACGTGTTTTCTGCATTTGAGATTTCAGCTTTGAAAAATCATCTATAATTTTAAGAGGCAATCCTGCCGTATTCGTAATACCATAAAGTGTTTTGATATCTGCTGCCCAAATAAGACTTTCGTATCCATATGCCTCCCCATTCTCAACATTTACAGTGCACTCATCGGCAAGTATTTCAATAACTTTGTTTTCTGTTATTATTTCACCATTACATTCTCTTATTTTATTTTCAAGAGCTTTAGCCAGTTGTCCCACTCCCCCAACCGGATAGAAATAATCGAGATACAAGGAAAAATAACTAAGAGCAAAAAAAGTAGGTGTATTCTTAAAGAAATGCTGAGAAATAACATCAATAAGTGAAGGATTTGTTATAATTGTTTTAAGGTAGCCCTCAATTGGCATATTCATTCGGTTTATTTTTCCAACCGTAAAAATAAACTTGGGCAACCATGGTAGGAGCTGTCTAAAAAGGTAGGCTTTATCACGTTTCAAGTCTTTAAAAGCTGGGTTTTCAACTCCATACAAAACATCCATGTGTTTCATTATTTTTCGAATAACTTTTAAAAGCTTTATGATCTCAGCTTCATTTTCCGGAAATAATTTTATGAGCAGGTTTTTGTATTCGTGTAAACTATTTAAATCTTTGATGTTTAGTACTTCGTTTTCAATACCAATTGAAACCGGACTTTTCACCACCTCAAGTTCAATATCCAAATCTTTCAACATTGTGAAAATTATACCTGCGTCTTCCAACGCTCTCACGCCAGCTTCAAATTTAAAACCATTTCGTTGAAAAGTATTTACTAAGCCACCTAGTTCTTTATTTTTTTCAATAAGCAAAACTTTTTGCCCGGCACGCGCCAGATATACTGCAGAAGTTAATCCTGCAATGCCACCACCAACCACGATGCTATCGTATTTCTGTATACTCATTTTTGATTTTTAAAATTTAATTAAGTTGAGAACGTTGTTAAATTAATCAATATTAATTTTGCTCAGTTCCAGGCTTTTTACCCAAAGTTCTTTTGCTACTTCATAATCTAACGCCGGCGGTGCAGGCTCTTCTTCAGTCGTTAAGTTGAAAAATTTACCACTTATGTTTTCAAGGTCTTTTGAAACACCAAGATAATAAAGAGCTTCAGCAGAAATATCAGCCGATTTTAATGCTTTGTCGAAAAAATTTCGTTTAAACCATCGGTAAATGGGACCATTATCCTGCCCAGTCTCAGTTTTGACAGCTCCGGGATGCATCGCATTTATGATTAATCCAGAATCTTTGGTATGCTCCTTAAAAATTAGCATGGATAATAATTGGGCTAATTTAGCTGAGCCATAACTCTTCAGCCCAGAATATGATCTTCTGTCCCAGTTAAGATCATCTATTTTTAGTCCCCAGGCAGCAAACCTGTGTCCTTCAGAATTAACTAGGATGATTCTGGCATTTTCCTGAGCTTTGAGCTTTTTCATCAACACATAATTGATAATAAATGATGAAAGATGGTGAACGACAAATACCTTTTCAAGCCCATCAGAAGTCAGCTCTCTTTTTGTAAGATAAACCCCTGCATTATGAATGATGACATCAATCGGAGTTTCAAGTTCTAACAGTTCATTTGCAACCCGATGAATATCTTCCAGTTTGCTCAAATCCGCAATCTTGTAATCACATTTAACCCCAAATTTTTTTTCAGTTTCCCGATGTAAAGTCTCTGATTTCTCTTTATTTCGATTTATACATAGCAGGTTTGCACCATGAGCAGCATATTTTTGGGCTGTTACTTTCCCTATACCCGATGTGGCACCGGTTATTACAACAAGTTTACCCAAAAAATCCTCTGTGCAAATTTTAGGGGCTAAACGATTGTTTTTTATCATCGCATACACATTAGACCACTGATACTCTTTAAAGTATTTCCAGAATTTTTTGTTCTTCGTCATAAAATTAATCCTAAGATTAAATGTGTAGCTTGCCTCTATAAAATTCGGTGTTCCAAAAGGCATTTTTTGCCTAATCGTGAACAATTAAAGAAATATACCCAATGCAAAAGTATAAGTCTGATTGCGTAACGGCACAGGTTCGCCTCCTTCTGAAGATGGCATCATTAATGTATTCCATCCAATAGTTTGACGATAATCGAAAAAACATTTTTGATTAAATAGGTTAAACTCCATACCTAACCCATAAATAAAACTATAGTCAAAGGTGTCTAATCCATCAGTATTTCCAGACTCAGAAAAAGGCACCTGAACCTGGCCCATATCTATAACTCCATCTACGCTGTATTTTCCGCTGAGTAACATGGAAAGAGCAAATCCACTGCTTCCGAATATTTTAGCATTGCCAATGTTTACAAAGTTGTAACGAAAAATAATTGGGAGTTCAAAATAATTTATATTGTATTCTGAATAGGTACTTATTGGGGGTTGGGTCATTGTAACTTGTTGCCGTGAGCCCTTAGCTGTATAAAGAAATTCCTGTTGTACACTAAATACATCTGTAATTGGAAAGCTAAGAATAATTCCAGTGGTAAATCCATATCTTGCGTCGGAGTCAACATCATAAGGAATATTTGGTTGATTGATCCCATACTGTGTGGCAATATTCATACCAGCTTTAAATCCGAATTCTAGACCAGTTTGGGCAGTTGAAAATTTAGATAATAAAATAAAAAGAATAAATAATGCAAAGAGAGATTTTTTCATAATAGCTTATTTTAGTTCAGTTCATATTAATTTTAAAAAAATGTTTATTATTTTAATAATGGTTATTTAGCCAAATTTTTTCCTCATAAACCTTCTGTAAGCTTTTCCAAACCGAGGAATATTATCAAAAATATCTCCCCATAAATCATAATAATCTCTTTGT includes the following:
- a CDS encoding nucleotidyl transferase AbiEii/AbiGii toxin family protein translates to MLSLDNIKSYYSENLWGFERFILREYLQYKILEIIYDGPHASKLVFMGGTALRIVHENTRFSEDLDFDNSGLKENDFENITQDISKKMQLEGFEVELRNVFKGAYHCYIRFPQMLMKLGLSGHGEERILIRLDTENQHYEFNPERKIINKFDVFTQIAITPPEILLAQKLYAVINRPRNKGRDFFDIVFLLGKNIKPDYGYLKQKLNISTASDLKDKISHKLKQLNMKEMADDVKPFLFNPTDEKKVLAFEKYFESVFI
- a CDS encoding NAD(P)/FAD-dependent oxidoreductase; the encoded protein is MSIQKYDSIVVGGGIAGLTSAVYLARAGQKVLLIEKNKELGGLVNTFQRNGFKFEAGVRALEDAGIIFTMLKDLDIELEVVKSPVSIGIENEVLNIKDLNSLHEYKNLLIKLFPENEAEIIKLLKVIRKIMKHMDVLYGVENPAFKDLKRDKAYLFRQLLPWLPKFIFTVGKINRMNMPIEGYLKTIITNPSLIDVISQHFFKNTPTFFALSYFSLYLDYFYPVGGVGQLAKALENKIRECNGEIITENKVIEILADECTVNVENGEAYGYESLIWAADIKTLYGITNTAGLPLKIIDDFSKLKSQMQKTRGGDSVFSLYLELDEPLESFRKIAHGHFFYTPSKLGLGETHWGELSNLIENWKNITREELMLWLDKFTKLNTYEISIPGLKDPNLVPPGKTGMIISFLAEYNLFERVEKNGWYKEFKTELENRMINVLTDSIYPMLKQKVIGQFSFSPLSIKNRVGSSEGAITGWSFENPIPVVHKMQFSDRSVLTPIPSIFQAGQWVFSPAGVPMSILTGKLAADRILKNFRN
- a CDS encoding SDR family NAD(P)-dependent oxidoreductase codes for the protein MTKNKKFWKYFKEYQWSNVYAMIKNNRLAPKICTEDFLGKLVVITGATSGIGKVTAQKYAAHGANLLCINRNKEKSETLHRETEKKFGVKCDYKIADLSKLEDIHRVANELLELETPIDVIIHNAGVYLTKRELTSDGLEKVFVVHHLSSFIINYVLMKKLKAQENARIILVNSEGHRFAAWGLKIDDLNWDRRSYSGLKSYGSAKLAQLLSMLIFKEHTKDSGLIINAMHPGAVKTETGQDNGPIYRWFKRNFFDKALKSADISAEALYYLGVSKDLENISGKFFNLTTEEEPAPPALDYEVAKELWVKSLELSKINID
- a CDS encoding PorT family protein: MKKSLFALFILFILLSKFSTAQTGLEFGFKAGMNIATQYGINQPNIPYDVDSDARYGFTTGIILSFPITDVFSVQQEFLYTAKGSRQQVTMTQPPISTYSEYNINYFELPIIFRYNFVNIGNAKIFGSSGFALSMLLSGKYSVDGVIDMGQVQVPFSESGNTDGLDTFDYSFIYGLGMEFNLFNQKCFFDYRQTIGWNTLMMPSSEGGEPVPLRNQTYTFALGIFL